One genomic window of Anguilla anguilla isolate fAngAng1 chromosome 13, fAngAng1.pri, whole genome shotgun sequence includes the following:
- the LOC118210928 gene encoding alpha-1,3-galactosyltransferase 2-like isoform X2 produces MDKCPLLPGQTLRLGEAVDNTLDLWSRSDVQTCTYWGAPVMWDGMFDPKVYDRVHREKRSSVALTVFAVGRYLDAYLSEFLRSAEQHFMPGLPVTYYVFTDSPERVPEVRLGPDRAVEVVRVQRHHRWQDISMMRMKTITDAIDQLIRHRHQYVFCLDVDQVFVGRFGSEALGDSVALLHAFYYHRPKAFYTYDTNPRSAAYMETGDFYYHAAVFGGSWQSVRNLTEGCFRGIVEDQRNQVEALWQDESHLNKYLWLHKPSKVLSPEYCWAKGVGHRRDIHVTRLLWADKHYSTLRYPT; encoded by the exons ATGGATAAGTGTCCTTTACTTCCTGGGCAGACACTGCGGCTGGGAGAGGCCGTGGACAACACACTGGACCTGTG GTCCAGAAGCGATGTTCAAACGTGCACTTATTGGGGTGCACCTGTGATGTGGGATGGAATGTTTGACCCCAAAGTCTATGACAGGGTGCACAGAGAAAAGCGTTCATCTGTGGCACTGACTGTGTTTGCTGTTGGAAG GTACCTGGACGCCTACCTCTCAGAATTCCTGCGCTCCGCGGAGCAGCACTTCATGCCGGGCTTACCCGTGACGTACTACGTGTTCACCGACTCCCCGGAGCGGGTGCCCGAAGTGCGGCTGGGCCCGGACCGCGCCGTGGAGGTGGTGCGCGTGCAGAGGCACCACCGCTGGCAGGACATCTCCATGATGCGCATGAAGACCATCACGGACGCCATCGACCAGCTCATCCGCCACCGGCACCAGTACGTCTTCTGCCTGGACGTGGACCAGGTGTTTGTGGGCCGCTTCGGTTCGGAGGCCCTGGGGGACTCCGTGGCCCTGCTGCACGCCTTCTACTACCACCGGCCCAAGGCCTTCTACACCTACGACACCAACCCCAGGTCCGCCGCGTACATGGAGACCGGCGACTTCTACTACCATGCGGCGGTCTTCGGCGGGTCGTGGCAGAGCGTGAGGAACCTGACGGAGGGCTGCTTCCGAGGCATCGTGGAGGACCAGCGGAACCAGGTGGAGGCCCTGTGGCAGGACGAGAGCCACCTGAACAAATACCTGTGGCTCCACAAGCCCAGTAAGGTGCTGTCTCCGGAGTACTGCTGGGCGAAGGGAGTCGGGCATCGCAGAGACATCCACGTCACCCGCCTCCTCTGGGCCGACAAGCACTACAGCACGCTCAGGTATCCCACGTAG
- the LOC118210928 gene encoding alpha-1,3-galactosyltransferase 2-like isoform X1: protein MMRWFLKARHLFVYALFILAVLFIAYIGPSSVRFLEGLIPMDKCPLLPGQTLRLGEAVDNTLDLWSRSDVQTCTYWGAPVMWDGMFDPKVYDRVHREKRSSVALTVFAVGRYLDAYLSEFLRSAEQHFMPGLPVTYYVFTDSPERVPEVRLGPDRAVEVVRVQRHHRWQDISMMRMKTITDAIDQLIRHRHQYVFCLDVDQVFVGRFGSEALGDSVALLHAFYYHRPKAFYTYDTNPRSAAYMETGDFYYHAAVFGGSWQSVRNLTEGCFRGIVEDQRNQVEALWQDESHLNKYLWLHKPSKVLSPEYCWAKGVGHRRDIHVTRLLWADKHYSTLRYPT, encoded by the exons ATGATGAG ATGGTTTCTCAAAGCACGACATCTATTTGTTTATGCCCTATTCATCCTTGCAGTGCTCTTCATTGCCTACATCGGCCCCTCATCGGTCAG GTTTTTGGAGGGATTAATTCCTATGGATAAGTGTCCTTTACTTCCTGGGCAGACACTGCGGCTGGGAGAGGCCGTGGACAACACACTGGACCTGTG GTCCAGAAGCGATGTTCAAACGTGCACTTATTGGGGTGCACCTGTGATGTGGGATGGAATGTTTGACCCCAAAGTCTATGACAGGGTGCACAGAGAAAAGCGTTCATCTGTGGCACTGACTGTGTTTGCTGTTGGAAG GTACCTGGACGCCTACCTCTCAGAATTCCTGCGCTCCGCGGAGCAGCACTTCATGCCGGGCTTACCCGTGACGTACTACGTGTTCACCGACTCCCCGGAGCGGGTGCCCGAAGTGCGGCTGGGCCCGGACCGCGCCGTGGAGGTGGTGCGCGTGCAGAGGCACCACCGCTGGCAGGACATCTCCATGATGCGCATGAAGACCATCACGGACGCCATCGACCAGCTCATCCGCCACCGGCACCAGTACGTCTTCTGCCTGGACGTGGACCAGGTGTTTGTGGGCCGCTTCGGTTCGGAGGCCCTGGGGGACTCCGTGGCCCTGCTGCACGCCTTCTACTACCACCGGCCCAAGGCCTTCTACACCTACGACACCAACCCCAGGTCCGCCGCGTACATGGAGACCGGCGACTTCTACTACCATGCGGCGGTCTTCGGCGGGTCGTGGCAGAGCGTGAGGAACCTGACGGAGGGCTGCTTCCGAGGCATCGTGGAGGACCAGCGGAACCAGGTGGAGGCCCTGTGGCAGGACGAGAGCCACCTGAACAAATACCTGTGGCTCCACAAGCCCAGTAAGGTGCTGTCTCCGGAGTACTGCTGGGCGAAGGGAGTCGGGCATCGCAGAGACATCCACGTCACCCGCCTCCTCTGGGCCGACAAGCACTACAGCACGCTCAGGTATCCCACGTAG
- the LOC118210928 gene encoding alpha-1,3-galactosyltransferase 2-like isoform X3: MKAAQDNCGLSRSDVQTCTYWGAPVMWDGMFDPKVYDRVHREKRSSVALTVFAVGRYLDAYLSEFLRSAEQHFMPGLPVTYYVFTDSPERVPEVRLGPDRAVEVVRVQRHHRWQDISMMRMKTITDAIDQLIRHRHQYVFCLDVDQVFVGRFGSEALGDSVALLHAFYYHRPKAFYTYDTNPRSAAYMETGDFYYHAAVFGGSWQSVRNLTEGCFRGIVEDQRNQVEALWQDESHLNKYLWLHKPSKVLSPEYCWAKGVGHRRDIHVTRLLWADKHYSTLRYPT; this comes from the exons atgaaagcgGCCCAAGATAACTGTGGCCT GTCCAGAAGCGATGTTCAAACGTGCACTTATTGGGGTGCACCTGTGATGTGGGATGGAATGTTTGACCCCAAAGTCTATGACAGGGTGCACAGAGAAAAGCGTTCATCTGTGGCACTGACTGTGTTTGCTGTTGGAAG GTACCTGGACGCCTACCTCTCAGAATTCCTGCGCTCCGCGGAGCAGCACTTCATGCCGGGCTTACCCGTGACGTACTACGTGTTCACCGACTCCCCGGAGCGGGTGCCCGAAGTGCGGCTGGGCCCGGACCGCGCCGTGGAGGTGGTGCGCGTGCAGAGGCACCACCGCTGGCAGGACATCTCCATGATGCGCATGAAGACCATCACGGACGCCATCGACCAGCTCATCCGCCACCGGCACCAGTACGTCTTCTGCCTGGACGTGGACCAGGTGTTTGTGGGCCGCTTCGGTTCGGAGGCCCTGGGGGACTCCGTGGCCCTGCTGCACGCCTTCTACTACCACCGGCCCAAGGCCTTCTACACCTACGACACCAACCCCAGGTCCGCCGCGTACATGGAGACCGGCGACTTCTACTACCATGCGGCGGTCTTCGGCGGGTCGTGGCAGAGCGTGAGGAACCTGACGGAGGGCTGCTTCCGAGGCATCGTGGAGGACCAGCGGAACCAGGTGGAGGCCCTGTGGCAGGACGAGAGCCACCTGAACAAATACCTGTGGCTCCACAAGCCCAGTAAGGTGCTGTCTCCGGAGTACTGCTGGGCGAAGGGAGTCGGGCATCGCAGAGACATCCACGTCACCCGCCTCCTCTGGGCCGACAAGCACTACAGCACGCTCAGGTATCCCACGTAG